A stretch of the Cucurbita pepo subsp. pepo cultivar mu-cu-16 chromosome LG16, ASM280686v2, whole genome shotgun sequence genome encodes the following:
- the LOC111777010 gene encoding uncharacterized protein LOC111777010, which produces MNKDKIFKLAKGFRGRAKNCIRIARERVEKALQYSYRDRRNKKRDMRSLWIQRINAGTRLHGVNYGNFMHGLVKENVQLNRKVLSELSMHEPYSFKALVDISRNAFPGNKNVVFPPKKDAVSMIV; this is translated from the exons atgaacaagGACAAGATATTTAAGCTAGCCAAGGGTTTCAGAGGTAGGGCTAAGAATTGCATAAGGATTGCCAGAGAGAGGGTGGAGAAGGCTCTTCAGTATTCCTACAGGGACCGTCGCAATAAGAAGCGGGACATGCGCTCCCTTTGGATACAACGAATCAATGCTGGCACGCGCCTTCATGGG GTAAATTACGGCAATTTTATGCATGGGCTGGTGAAGGAGAACGTTCAACTAAATAGAAAAGTATTATCAGAGCTGTCAATGCACGAACCTTATAGTTTCAAGGCTCTGGTAGACATCTCTCGTAATGCATTTCCTGGAAACAAGAATGTAGTGTTTCCCCCCAAGAAGGATGCCGTTTCCATGATTGTTTAA
- the LOC111777008 gene encoding metal tolerance protein 9-like has product MADNPRTDSFRTELLSPEGVAAGRDGMVSKVPSWRLNMDEFHLPATNKRSHHGIVYYWKSWKRQRNVAKYYERQESLLKGFNEVDSYNELGVVPGTLTEEEKKQEANGERMAIYASNIANMLIFIAKVYASVESRSLAVIASTLDSLLDLLSGFILWFTANAMRKPNQYRYPIGKNRMQPVGIVVFASIMATLGIQILLESARELISKVQPDRDPDKVKWMVGIMASVTVVKICLTIYCRKFANEIIRAYAQDHFFDVITNSIGLATALLAIKFYWWLDPLGAILIALYTISNWAKTVMENVWSLIGRTAPPDYLAKLTYLVWNHHEEIKHIDTVRAYTFGCNYFVEVDIVLPGETSLSQAHDIGESLQDKLEQLDEVDRAFVHVDFEFTHKPEHKPKAS; this is encoded by the exons ATGGCAGATAATCCCAGAACAGATTCATTCAGAACAGAACTTTTGTCCCCTGAGGGTGTGGCTGCTGGAAGAGATGGAATGGTGTCAAAGGTGCCCTCGTGGCGACTTAATATGGACGAGTTCCATTTGCCTGCAACCAACAAGAGATCTCATCATGGCATTGTTTATTACTGGAAGTCATGGA AGAGACAAAGAAATGTTGCTAAGTACTATGAAAGGCAAGAAAGTCTTCTCAAAGGATTCAATGAAGTTGACTCCTACAATGAACTGGGTGTCGTGCCGGGAACCTTAACTGAG gaagaaaagaagcaaGAGGCCAACGGTGAGAGAATGGCAATATATGCATCCAACATAGCCAACATGTTGATCTTCATCGCAAAAGTGTATGCTTCAGTTGAGAGCAGATCACTAGCAGTTATAGCATCAACACTAGATTCCCTGTTGGATCTTTTATCAGGGTTCATATTATGGTTTACAGCTAATGCTATGAGAAAGCCAAATCAGTATCGTTATCCTATTGGCAAGAATCGGATGCAACCAGTG GGAATTGTCGTGTTTGCATCAATCATGGCAACTCTTGGAATACAAATTTTGCTTGAATCAGCTCGAGAACTTATTTCAAAG GTTCAACCAGATAGAGATCCAGATAAAGTAAAATGGATGGTTGGAATAATGGCATCCGTAACAGTAGTGAAAATTTGCCTTACAATCTACTGCCGCAAATTCGCAAATGAAATCATCAGAGCCTATGCCCAAGACCATTTCTTTGATGTAATTACCAATTCAATTGGTCTTGCGACTGCCCTTTTGGCCATCAAATTCTACTGGTGGCTTGATCCCCTTGGGGCTATCCTA ATAGCATTGTACACTATCAGCAACTGGGCGAAAACTGTGATGGAAAATGTATGGTCGCTAATAGGGAGGACAGCCCCACCAGACTACTTGGCCAAGCTAACATATCTAGTATGGAATCATCACGAGGAAATCAAACATATTGATACAGTGAGAGCGTATACCTTTGGGTGCAACTATTTTGTGGAGGTGGACATAGTGTTGCCTGGTGAAACGTCTCTAAGTCAAGCACATGACATAGGAGAATCACTTCAAGATAAACTTGAACAGCTTGATGAGGTTGATCGTGCATTTGTTCATGTGGACTTTGAGTTCACTCATAAGCCAGAGCACAAGCCTAAAGCTTCATAG